One genomic segment of Tripterygium wilfordii isolate XIE 37 chromosome 9, ASM1340144v1, whole genome shotgun sequence includes these proteins:
- the LOC120006562 gene encoding helicase-like transcription factor CHR28 isoform X3, translating to MMTTTMENGGPSNLAGSGNEEGDEYDGGDFMEIDLETIMQVLNEDTNPSTPEDLSFNNLSKSGSTPDVSQYENSLPQIGYQVLDCTLPLGADSKDYATLNLPYNSESLDARSAGLGGSLDSLEDAGVVFDHQMLESSAPRGSPVHTYHVEGNYLAFTGNHETEMFRVSQFEVPSCSAASNFSIGDAKHVSAHADNIDINISDAGTGFQFSHAVGAVPSKLLVDAAQSPVMWDFDGNFRCYDASAENSLGTLGGPETESDKPNEIPFTDADMSPHTMTSADSTLCHSSSLQAFPSTERSVTKTKEESGEFPTESAYSTSKIWSAPEGSTSTSVSEISKVDYWAVNSQNFKSEDSNYVSPFCQNSSFDTDGRLIDDNVCVMTRPVFGVKNEKYDEIVASSSTMCHSVPMIDETIGKNISYGIKDLKQPFPGTSPFISSQELMACPKFEKEDMIVQSSRGLVGEIAVTSPIGGAGFDLNAMEQYFPCPQPFTSDDWSSGCIKNDTKGKLIQPKCLNPHLSKVSPESIQSNSSDNKSQVDNDPDICILEDISQPAKTIFSQVLVKTATTLPPSTYGDSPNYNGDMSTRLKTNDERLVFRVALQYLSQPKCEASPPDGVLAVPLLRHQRIALSWMVQKETSSLHCSGGILADDQGLGKTISTIALILKERPPSCKPQSVAIKKEELETLNLDDDDEVRELDGMKPNAYHSKVLSSYTEMNKLNCLGQAKGRPTAGTLVVCPTSVLRQWAEELHNKVTGEAKLSVLVYYGSNRTKDPYELAKYDVVLTTYSIVSMEVPKQPLVDGDDDEKRKAEGNGVTLMGFSSGKKRKYPPGAGKKCSKHKKGLDSSLLESVVRPLAKVGWFRVVLDEAQSIKNHRTQVARACWGLRAKRRWCLSGTPIQNSIDDLYSYFRFLRYEPYAVYKSFLSTLKIPISKNPAKGYRKLQAVLKTVMLRRTKGTLLDGEPIINLPPRLVELKKVDFTLEERDFYSRLESDSRAQFKEYADAGTVKQNYVNILLMLLRLRQACDHPFLVRGVDSSSMWTSSIEIAKKLPRDKQIYLLSCLEASLAICHICNDPPEDSVVSVCGHVFCNQCICEHLTGEDNHCPAINCKVQLRVASVFSKTILNSCISNQPGQDQSSDGSGPEPVDALECSERSPYDSSKIKAALEILQSLAKPIDKASTKDFLQSSSNKDTDCPENTYDTGVTPNPSPDNSVRAVGGKAIVFSQWTRMLDLLETCLSNSSIQYRRLDGTMSVVARDKAVKDFNTLPEVTVMIMSLKAASLGLNMVAACNVVLLDLWWNPTTEDQAIDRAHRIGQTRPVKVLRLTVKDTVEDRILALQQKKREMVASAFGEDETGSRQTRLTEEDLQYLFMG from the exons atgatgacgacgacgaTGGAGAACGGTGGCCCTTCGAATTTGGCGGGTAGCGGTAACGAAGAGGGGGATGAGTACGACGGGGGAGATTTTATGGAGATAGATCTCGAAACCATTATGCAAGTCCTTAACGAGGATACTAATCCG AGTACTCCAGAagatttatcatttaataattTGTCGAAATCTGGGTCAACTCCTGATGTCAGCCAGTATGAGAACTCTCTGCCGCAAATAG GATATCAAGTCTTAGATTGTACACTACCATTAGGGGCTGACTCAAAAGATTATGCTACATTGAACCTTCCATATAATTCAGAGTCACTTGATGCTAGGAGTGCTGGTTTAGGTGGTTCATTAGATTCTTTAGAAGATGCCGGTGTCGTCTTTGATCATCAGATGTTGGAATCCTCAGCCCCGAGGGGCTCTCCTGTGCATACCTACCATGTTGAAGGAAATTATTTAGCTTTTACAGGGAATCATGAGACAGAAATGTTTAGAGTATCTCAATTTGAGGTACCCAGTTGCAGTGCGGCCTCTAATTTTTCCATTGGAGATGCTAAACATGTTTCAGCTCATGCAGATAATATTGATATTAACATCTCAGATGCTGGAACTGGGTTTCAATTCAGTCATGCAGTTGGGGCAGTTCCTTCCAAAT TACTTGTAGATGCTGCACAGAGCCCCGTGATGTGGGATTTTGATGGAAATTTCAGATGCTATGATGCATCTGCTGAAAACAGCTTGGGAACACTGGGAGGACCAGAAACAGAAAGTGATAAACCTAATGAGATACCTTTCACGGATGCTGATATGTCTCCTCATACCATGACTTCTGCTGACTCTACTCTGTGCCATAG TTCCAGTTTGCAAGCTTTTCCTAGTACAGAAAGAAGTGTGACCAAAACAAAGGAGGAATCGGGAGAGTTTCCAACAGAAAGTGcatactcaactagcaagatatgGAGTGCTCCAGAAGGAAGTACTAGTACTTCCGTATCAGAGATATCAAAGGTGGACTACTGGGCTGTGAACAGCCAGAATTTCAAATCTGAAGATAGCAATTATGTTTCTCCATTCTGTCAAAATTCTTCATTTGACACGGATGGTAGATTAATTGATGACAATGTATGCGTGATGACAAGGCCAGTTTTTGGTGTAAAGAATGAAAAGTATGATGAAATTGTAGCGTCCAGTAGCACAATGTGCCACTCTGTTCCAATGATTGATGAAACTATTGGTAAAAATATTTCTTATGGCATTAAGGACTTGAAGCAGCCATTCCCTGGTACTTCGCCTTTTATTTCGAGTCAGGAACTCATGGCTTGCCCAAAGTTTGAGAAAGAAGACATGATTGTCCAATCAAGCAGAGGGCTTGTGGGTGAAATTGCTGTTACATCTCCCATTGGTGGTGCAGGCTTTGATTTAAATGCCATGGAGCAATATTTTCCCTGTCCTCAGCCATTCACTTCAGATGACTGGTCGTCCGGTTGCATTAAGAATGACACAAAGGGTAAATTGATTCAACCCAAGTGTTTGAATCCTCACCTTTCAAAGGTCAGCCCTGAATCAATTCAGAGTAATTCTTCAGATAACAAGTCTCAAGTTGATAATGATCCCGATATATGTATTCTTGAAGATATCAGCCAACCTGCCAAAACTATTTTTTCTCAAGTACTTGTTAAAACTGCTACTACTTTGCCACCTTCTACTTATGGTGATTCGCCTAACTACAACGGAGATATGAGCACAAGACTTAAGACAAACGATGAGAGATTAGTTTTTCGAGTTGCATTGCAG TATCTTTCTCAGCCAAAATGTGAAGCTAGTCCACCAGATGGTGTTTTGGCAGTACCTCTTCTGAGGCATCAG CGAATCGCCTTGTCATGGATGGTTCAAAAGGAGACATCGAGCCTGCATTGTTCTGGAGGAATTCTCGCGGATGATCAG GGATTGGGAAAGACAATATCAACAATTGCACTCATACTCAAGGAGAGACCTCCATCTTGTAAGCCACAGTCAGTTGCTATTAAAAAAGAAGAGTTAGAAACCCTAaatttggatgatgatgatgaggttcGTGAGCTTGATGGAATGAAGCCAAATGCTTATCATTCTAAAGTTCTGTCAAGTTACACTGAAATGAATAAATTGAATTGTCTGGGGCAAGCAAAGGGAAGGCCAACTGCTGGAACCCTTGTTGTCTGTCCCACAAGTGTCCTTCGGCAATGGGCTGAGGAGTTGCATAATAAGGTGACTGGTGAAGCTAAGCTATCTGTTTTGGTATACTATGGAAGCAATAGGACAAAGGATCCTTATGAGCTGGCAAAGTACGATGTTGTCCTCACAACATATTCGATTGTAAGCATGGAAGTACCTAAGCAACCTCTCGTTGATGGAGATGATGATGAAAAGAGAAAGGCTGAAGGGAATGGTGTTACACTCATGGGGTTTTCATCCGGTAAGAAAAGGAAGTACCCCCCTGGTGCTGGTAAAAAATGTTCTAAACACAAAAAGGGGCTGGACAGTTCACTGCTTGAGTCTGTTGTTCGCCCTCTTGCAAAGGTGGGATGGTTTAGGGTTGTCCTAGATGAGGCACAAAGTATTAAGAATCACAGAACTCAAGTAGCACGGGCCTGTTGGGGTCTTCGTGCTAAACGAAGGTGGTGCTTATCAGGGACTCCAATCCAAAATTCTATTGATGATCTTTACAGCTATTTTAGATTCTTAAGATACGAGCCTTATGCTGTCTACAAGTCATTCTTGTCTACATTAAAGATTCCAATTAGTAAGAATCCAGCAAAAGGGTACAGAAAGTTGCAAGCTGTTTTGAAGACAGTAATGCTACGTCGTACAAAAG GCACACTTCTTGACGGGGAACCAATTATCAACTTACCTCCCAGATTGGTAGAACTTAAAAAAGTGGATTTTACGTTGGAGGAACGTGATTTTTACTCCAGATTAGAGAGTGACTCACGTGCACAGTTTAAA GAATATGCCGATGCTGGAACTGTCAAACAAAATTATGTAAACATTTTGTTGATGCTCTTGCGCCTTCGTCAAGCTTGTGATCATCCTTTTCTTGTTAGGGGGGTGGATTCAAGTTCTATGTGGACATCCTCCATTGAGATAGCAAAGAAGCTTCCTCGAGATAAACAAATTTATCTTCTGAGTTGTTTAGAAGCTTCCTTAGCAATTTGTCACATCTGTAAC GATCCACCTGAAGATTCTGTTGTCTCAGTCTGTGGTCACGTTTTTTGTAACCAATGCATCTGTGAACATCTTACTGGTGAAGACAACCATTGCCCAGCCATTAACTGCAAAGTTCAGCTCCGTGTGGCTTCGGTGTTCTCCAAAACGATATTAAACAGTTGCATCTCCAACCAGCCCGGTCAAGATCAGTCTTCTGATGGTTCAGGCCCCGAGCCTGTGGATGCTCTCGAGTGTTCTGAACGGTCCCCATATGATTCTTCAAAAATCAAGGCTGCTCTTGAGATCCTACAATCACTGGCTAAACCTATAGATAAGGCATCAACTAAAGATTTCTTACAGAGCTCTTCCAATAAAGATACTGATTGTCCTGAAAACACATACGATACTGGCGTTACACCTAATCCTAGCCCTGATAATTCAGTTAGGGCAGTGGGAGGGAAAGCCATAGTATTTTCTCAGTGGACAAGAATGCTAGATTTGCTTGAAACTTGTCTTAGCAATTCCTCCATTCAATATAGAAGACTAGATGGAACAATGTCTGTTGTGGCTAGAGATAAGGCTGTGAAGGATTTTAACACTCTCCCTGAG GTTACTGTTATGATTATGTCTTTGAAAGCTGCTAGTCTTGGATTGAACATGGTTGCTGCTTGTAATGTTGTTCTGCTGGACCTGTGGTGGAACCCTACTACTGAAGATCAGGCAATTGATCGAGCACATCGTATTGGACAGACACGTCCTGTTAAAGTTTTGCGGTTAACTGTGAAAGATACAGTTGAAGATCGTATTTTAGCTCTTCAG caaaagaagagagagatggttGCATCAGCATTTGGAGAGGATGAAACTGGCAGTCGCCAGACTCGCCTCACCGAAGAGGACTTGCAATACCTCTTTATGGGCTGA